A region of Rhodanobacteraceae bacterium DNA encodes the following proteins:
- a CDS encoding asparaginase/glutaminase: MQHLTVITAGGTIDKVYFDAKSDYQIGAPQIGEILAQLGVAFEFDVVPVLRKDSLDMTDADRAAIRAEVERQAHRRILITHGTDTMVDTARALAGIPGKTIVLTGALNPARFQGSDAVFNIGCAVGAVQTLGDGVWIAMNGRVWDPARVRKNRAANRFEEAR; the protein is encoded by the coding sequence ATGCAGCACCTGACCGTGATTACCGCCGGCGGCACCATCGACAAGGTGTACTTCGACGCCAAGTCCGATTACCAGATCGGCGCGCCGCAGATCGGCGAGATCCTCGCGCAACTGGGCGTCGCGTTCGAGTTCGACGTGGTGCCGGTGCTGCGCAAGGACAGCCTCGACATGACCGACGCCGACCGCGCCGCGATCCGCGCCGAGGTCGAACGGCAAGCGCACCGCCGCATCCTGATCACCCACGGCACCGACACCATGGTCGACACCGCGCGCGCGCTGGCCGGCATCCCGGGCAAGACCATCGTGCTGACCGGCGCGCTGAATCCGGCGCGCTTCCAGGGTTCGGACGCGGTGTTCAACATCGGCTGCGCGGTAGGCGCGGTGCAGACCCTCGGCGACGGCGTGTGGATCGCGATGAACGGACGCGTGTGGGACCCCGCGCGCGTGCGCAAGAATCGCGCCGCTAACCGCTTCGAGGAAGCCCGCTAG
- a CDS encoding xanthomonapepsin precursor, with product MSNTFRLKSLVVGLGLAVGSLACAAAPAGTMVVAHAAALHTGDTVTGPMSLAAPMRVSVSLQLRNEAQLQAFIANPNHPNLTPAEFIAQYGPSEADANAVAAWLTQHGFSDVSISSNRLLVSATAPAAAVQSAFHTNMQRVHTHDGRDAFANASDAVIPASLHGVSGVIGLQTVHVPHLFKGKPGGGGGGSIIGHNPTQFPSIYGGTSLPTAAGVTVGIITNGDLTQTLADLNQFTSQNGLAAAVTQIVNTNGTGTDTSGTPEWDLDSQDIIGMGGGQVGKIVFYNIPTLSNSDMVADFNTAVSANVAKVINVSLGECETSAKGDGSAAAADAIFQQADAQGQTFSVSSGDSGANECGGRRGTTPSWPASSPYVVAVGGTTLNATTTTWQGETVWSSTGGSPSTFEPIPSWQVGVGQNAGHTTRGVPDIAYDADPNSGSIIIVNGSNAQYGGTSLASPLFVGFWARMIAAKGTGIGFAAPKLYALPASAFHDVTSGSNGGETAAPGWDYCTGFGSIIMSQAAASL from the coding sequence ATGTCGAACACGTTTCGGTTGAAGAGTTTGGTCGTGGGCCTGGGTCTCGCCGTTGGCTCGCTGGCCTGCGCCGCGGCGCCCGCCGGCACCATGGTCGTGGCGCACGCCGCCGCATTGCATACCGGCGACACGGTGACGGGACCGATGTCCCTCGCCGCGCCGATGCGCGTGTCGGTTTCACTGCAATTGCGCAACGAGGCGCAACTGCAGGCTTTCATCGCCAACCCGAACCACCCCAATCTGACGCCTGCCGAGTTCATCGCCCAGTACGGGCCGAGCGAGGCCGACGCCAACGCGGTCGCGGCCTGGTTGACGCAGCACGGCTTCTCGGATGTCAGCATCTCGTCCAATCGCCTGCTGGTTTCCGCAACCGCGCCCGCAGCGGCGGTGCAGTCGGCGTTTCATACCAACATGCAGCGTGTCCACACCCACGACGGCCGTGACGCGTTCGCCAACGCCAGCGATGCCGTGATTCCCGCTTCGCTGCATGGCGTGAGCGGCGTGATCGGTCTGCAGACCGTGCATGTGCCGCATCTCTTCAAGGGCAAGCCGGGCGGTGGCGGCGGCGGTTCGATCATCGGCCACAACCCGACCCAGTTCCCCTCGATCTACGGCGGCACCAGCCTGCCGACGGCGGCGGGCGTGACCGTGGGCATCATCACCAACGGCGATCTCACGCAGACGCTTGCCGACCTCAACCAGTTCACCTCGCAGAATGGCCTTGCGGCGGCGGTGACGCAGATCGTCAATACCAATGGCACCGGCACCGACACCAGCGGCACGCCCGAGTGGGACCTCGACAGCCAGGACATCATCGGCATGGGTGGCGGTCAGGTCGGCAAGATCGTGTTCTACAACATACCGACCTTGTCGAACTCGGACATGGTGGCCGACTTCAACACCGCCGTCAGCGCGAATGTCGCCAAGGTCATCAACGTGTCGCTGGGCGAATGCGAGACCTCGGCCAAGGGCGATGGCTCGGCCGCGGCGGCCGATGCGATCTTCCAGCAGGCCGACGCGCAGGGACAGACGTTCTCGGTGTCTTCGGGCGATTCGGGTGCCAACGAATGCGGCGGCAGAAGGGGCACCACGCCGAGCTGGCCGGCCAGCTCACCGTATGTGGTCGCCGTAGGCGGCACCACGCTGAATGCCACGACCACGACCTGGCAAGGCGAGACGGTGTGGTCCAGCACCGGTGGCAGCCCCAGCACCTTCGAGCCGATCCCGAGCTGGCAGGTGGGCGTCGGTCAGAACGCTGGCCACACCACGCGCGGCGTGCCCGACATCGCGTATGACGCCGATCCCAACAGCGGCTCGATCATCATCGTGAACGGCAGCAACGCGCAGTACGGCGGCACCAGTCTGGCGTCTCCGCTGTTCGTCGGCTTCTGGGCGCGCATGATCGCCGCCAAGGGCACCGGCATCGGCTTCGCCGCACCCAAGCTGTACGCGTTGCCAGCTTCTGCGTTCCACGACGTGACGTCCGGCAGCAACGGCGGCGAAACGGCGGCGCCGGGCTGGGATTACTGCACGGGCTTCGGCAGCATCATCATGAGCCAGGCCGCAGCGTCGCTCTGA
- a CDS encoding PaaD-like protein (DUF59) involved in Fe-S cluster assembly encodes MPGFSASSEPFTLQRDCHAVHVPYGDVVNLPAGQTGYITQSLGGSFTVYVEGSLFRIDGKDADALGKPPPEPLAVPENANDEDVERVVWEQLRTCFDPEIPINVVDLGLVYDLSLEHLDDGRRKVYVKLTLTAPGCGMGDILVEDARTKLEMIPTVAEAQIDLVFDPPWNQSMMSDEAKLQTGMM; translated from the coding sequence ATGCCCGGATTCAGCGCATCCAGCGAACCGTTCACCCTGCAACGCGATTGCCACGCGGTGCACGTGCCCTACGGCGACGTCGTCAACCTGCCGGCCGGGCAGACCGGCTACATCACCCAATCGCTGGGCGGCAGTTTCACCGTGTACGTGGAGGGCAGCCTGTTCCGCATCGACGGCAAGGACGCGGATGCGCTGGGCAAGCCGCCTCCGGAGCCGCTCGCGGTTCCGGAGAACGCCAACGACGAGGATGTCGAACGGGTGGTGTGGGAACAGTTGCGCACCTGCTTCGATCCCGAGATTCCCATCAACGTGGTGGACCTGGGGCTGGTGTACGACCTGAGCCTGGAACACCTCGACGACGGCAGGCGCAAGGTGTACGTGAAGCTCACGCTGACCGCGCCGGGTTGCGGCATGGGCGACATCCTGGTGGAAGACGCGCGCACCAAGCTCGAGATGATTCCGACCGTCGCCGAGGCGCAGATCGATCTGGTGTTCGATCCGCCCTGGAACCAGTCGATGATGTCCGACGAAGCCAAGCTGCAGACCGGAATGATGTAG
- a CDS encoding NAD(P) transhydrogenase subunit beta — translation MTLPSWMPTLVEAIYFIAAVLFIWGLKRMSSPRTARNGIIWAGIGMAAAILVTFFLPGMHNLLPMVIAIVVGVGLSWWVGRRVPMTAMPQMVALFNGMGGGAAAAIGAVELIRFNAALLPAGTLVPDTYPIQPEAWAAQAAVHLSPVELVLAYLGVLIGAVSFTGSLIAFAKLQGWMDRRFVFPLQRWVNLAIFVVAVVCGIAALLAGIEGHAFAWSLLIAFFALALVFGVAMTLPIGGADMPVVISMYNAFTGLAVAFEGFVLQNEAMIIAGMVVGAAGTLLTQLMAKAMNRSLGNVLFGNFGAGGGAAQQEIAGALKPIDANDAAVMMAYAERVAIVPGYGMAVAQAQHKIWEFAKLLIERGVKVKFAIHPVAGRMPGHMNVLLAEAGVPYDLIADMDDINPEFPNTDVALVIGANDVVNPVARTDKNSPIYGMPILDVAKAKNVIVIKRGRGKGFAGIENALFYADNTRMLYGDGQAAAGELVAGLKSLDT, via the coding sequence ATGACCCTTCCGTCATGGATGCCGACCCTCGTCGAGGCGATCTATTTCATCGCGGCGGTCCTTTTCATCTGGGGCCTCAAGCGGATGAGTTCGCCGCGCACCGCGCGCAACGGCATCATCTGGGCCGGCATCGGCATGGCCGCCGCGATCCTCGTGACGTTCTTCCTGCCGGGCATGCACAACCTGTTGCCGATGGTGATCGCGATCGTGGTCGGCGTCGGGCTGTCGTGGTGGGTAGGCCGGCGCGTGCCGATGACCGCGATGCCGCAGATGGTGGCGCTGTTCAACGGCATGGGCGGCGGCGCCGCGGCGGCGATTGGCGCTGTGGAACTGATCCGGTTCAACGCGGCATTGCTGCCGGCTGGCACGCTGGTGCCGGACACGTATCCCATCCAGCCGGAAGCCTGGGCCGCGCAGGCCGCCGTGCATTTGAGCCCGGTCGAACTGGTGCTTGCCTACCTCGGCGTGCTGATCGGCGCGGTGTCGTTCACGGGTTCGCTGATCGCATTCGCGAAACTGCAGGGCTGGATGGACCGCCGTTTCGTGTTTCCGCTGCAGCGCTGGGTGAATCTCGCGATCTTTGTCGTGGCGGTGGTGTGCGGCATCGCCGCGTTGCTGGCGGGCATCGAAGGCCATGCGTTTGCGTGGAGCCTGCTGATCGCGTTTTTCGCGCTGGCGCTGGTGTTCGGCGTGGCGATGACGCTGCCGATCGGCGGCGCCGACATGCCGGTGGTGATCTCGATGTACAACGCCTTCACCGGCCTCGCGGTCGCGTTTGAAGGCTTCGTGCTGCAGAACGAGGCGATGATCATCGCCGGCATGGTGGTGGGCGCGGCCGGCACGCTGCTGACGCAGTTGATGGCGAAAGCCATGAACCGTTCGCTCGGCAACGTGCTGTTCGGCAACTTCGGTGCGGGCGGCGGCGCGGCGCAGCAGGAAATCGCGGGCGCGCTGAAACCGATCGACGCCAACGATGCGGCGGTGATGATGGCGTACGCCGAGCGCGTCGCGATCGTGCCGGGCTACGGCATGGCGGTCGCGCAGGCGCAGCACAAGATCTGGGAATTCGCCAAGCTGCTGATCGAGCGCGGCGTCAAGGTGAAGTTCGCGATCCATCCGGTCGCGGGCCGCATGCCCGGCCACATGAACGTGCTGCTGGCCGAAGCCGGCGTGCCCTACGACCTGATCGCGGACATGGACGACATCAACCCCGAATTTCCCAACACCGATGTCGCGCTGGTGATCGGCGCCAACGACGTGGTGAACCCTGTCGCACGCACCGACAAGAATTCGCCGATCTACGGGATGCCGATCCTGGATGTCGCCAAGGCCAAGAACGTCATCGTGATCAAGCGCGGCCGCGGCAAGGGCTTCGCCGGCATCGAGAACGCGCTGTTCTACGCCGACAACACGCGGATGCTGTACGGCGACGGACAGGCGGCGGCGGGCGAACTGGTGGCAGGGCTGAAGTCGCTGGACACGTGA
- a CDS encoding NAD(P) transhydrogenase C-domain of subunit alpha, protein MITGFLALYIFMLAAFTGYEIISRVPVILHTPLMSGSNFVHGIVLVGAMVALGHATTPVEITIGVIAVLLAAGNVAGGYVVTERMLEMFKTSKSAAGEKK, encoded by the coding sequence ATGATCACCGGTTTTCTCGCACTCTACATCTTCATGTTGGCGGCGTTCACCGGCTACGAGATCATCAGTCGGGTTCCAGTCATCTTGCACACGCCGCTGATGTCCGGCTCCAACTTCGTGCACGGCATCGTGCTGGTGGGCGCGATGGTGGCGCTGGGGCATGCGACGACGCCGGTCGAAATCACCATCGGCGTCATCGCGGTGCTGCTCGCGGCCGGCAATGTCGCGGGCGGTTACGTGGTTACCGAACGGATGCTGGAGATGTTCAAGACCAGCAAATCGGCCGCCGGGGAGAAGAAGTGA
- a CDS encoding DNA-directed RNA polymerase specialized sigma subunit, sigma24-like, translating to MRESTDVEPIPTHGTAMNAAVALDLAPASPALDAARPVAATIEAFLASVERRAWRVAEIALHDPDEALDAVQDAMIRLVRHYSGKPAEEWAPLFWGILRRLITDLQRRRTVRNRIMVWTGRMVTDDDEELPAWEAPDLGPDPARALASRQAHAAMSKAIRALPRRQQQAFLLRVLEGLDVADTAKAMGCSEGSVKTHLSRAMDALRTQLEEWR from the coding sequence ATGCGCGAGAGCACGGATGTTGAACCGATCCCCACGCACGGGACCGCCATGAACGCAGCGGTGGCGCTCGATCTGGCGCCCGCATCGCCGGCGCTGGACGCCGCGCGGCCGGTCGCGGCCACCATCGAGGCGTTCCTGGCCTCGGTCGAGCGGCGCGCGTGGCGCGTCGCGGAAATCGCGCTGCACGATCCGGACGAGGCTCTGGATGCGGTGCAGGACGCGATGATCCGGCTGGTCCGGCATTACTCCGGCAAACCGGCCGAGGAATGGGCGCCGCTGTTCTGGGGCATCCTGCGCCGGCTCATCACGGACCTGCAACGCCGGCGCACGGTCCGCAACCGGATCATGGTCTGGACGGGCCGCATGGTCACGGACGACGACGAGGAACTGCCGGCGTGGGAAGCGCCGGATCTCGGCCCCGACCCGGCGCGCGCGCTGGCCTCGCGGCAGGCGCACGCGGCGATGTCGAAGGCCATCCGCGCATTGCCGCGCCGCCAGCAGCAGGCGTTCCTGCTGCGGGTGCTGGAAGGCCTCGACGTGGCCGATACAGCCAAGGCCATGGGCTGCTCGGAAGGCAGCGTCAAGACGCATTTGTCGCGCGCGATGGATGCGCTGCGGACACAGTTGGAGGAGTGGCGATGA